Proteins encoded in a region of the Chryseobacterium piperi genome:
- a CDS encoding IS5 family transposase: MYPTDLTQTQWQFIKKALDFDDRKRKYDLVVIWNAISYLVKTGCQWRLLPHDFPKWQLVYYYYSKWSNLEIFDLLLSKLREEVRRNRGQKAQASLGIIDSQSVRWGNNRSLNGFDGGKKIKGIKRHVVVDKNGFLLAVMVSVANVHDSKAALLLIKTLRYLLIPLQVILADGGYRGEIIEEIRIKFNYIIQIVMRSDKKVKGFEPIHKRWIIERTFAWFDNDRRLCRNYELLMESSENMVKLSAIKLLLNKI; this comes from the coding sequence ATGTATCCAACAGACTTAACCCAAACTCAGTGGCAATTTATAAAAAAAGCATTAGATTTTGATGACAGAAAACGAAAATATGATTTGGTTGTCATTTGGAATGCTATCAGTTATTTAGTAAAAACAGGCTGTCAATGGAGACTTTTACCTCATGATTTTCCCAAATGGCAATTGGTTTATTACTATTATTCAAAATGGTCAAATCTGGAGATTTTCGATTTATTATTATCAAAATTGAGAGAGGAAGTACGACGAAACAGGGGTCAGAAAGCGCAGGCAAGTTTAGGAATTATTGACAGTCAAAGTGTTCGTTGGGGAAATAACCGTTCACTCAATGGCTTTGACGGAGGTAAAAAAATAAAAGGAATCAAGAGACACGTTGTGGTAGACAAAAATGGTTTTTTGTTAGCCGTAATGGTAAGTGTAGCCAATGTTCATGACAGTAAGGCTGCATTGTTACTGATCAAAACACTGCGATATTTACTAATTCCGCTTCAGGTAATCCTGGCGGACGGAGGTTATAGAGGAGAGATTATTGAGGAAATAAGAATTAAGTTTAATTATATCATTCAGATCGTAATGCGGAGTGACAAAAAAGTAAAAGGGTTTGAGCCAATTCATAAACGATGGATTATAGAGCGTACATTTGCTTGGTTTGATAACGATAGAAGATTATGCAGAAATTATGAACTCTTAATGGAATCCTCTGAAAACATGGTCAAATTATCCGCCATAAAATTATTACTGAATAAAATTTAA
- a CDS encoding peptidase domain-containing ABC transporter, whose amino-acid sequence MKFIPQHDKMDCGPSCLAMITAYYGKAYGLQYLRDHCFISREGVSILSMNNAATKIGFKTLATQLSIEDLKNQFLPCVLHWNQNHFVVLTKISKYFFNKEKVYTIADPAHGIIRLTETEFKKSWLKNTDSGIALLLEPTEGFFQSKNIRDEKVSLQYIYQYLSPHKKQFLWLSLILLLGTLTTLAFPILTQKLIDDGVNQKNLSIITYILLAQLAFFLGNIVLGVFRNWIMLSVGSRLNIKIISEFLKKLMNLPIKFFDTKFMGDFNQRIQDHERIELFLTSQSLATLFSMITFSVFFIVLWTYDFRILVTYFILTTISVFWSLYWLRKIKSLDYFRFREKSENQGSIYEIINGISEMKLNQFEDYKRNEWEEIQQKLFKINLRILKLDQIQLSGFEFINQLKNIIVTFLAASFVVKGHMTLGALLSVSYIIGQMNSPVNQLISFFKSLQDAKLSLSRLNEVQNHPEEEQKNHLPLMNEKYTTQNGIEKGVYFKNVSFQYEGPQSPFVLKDINLFIPEGKVTAIVGASGSGKTTLMKLLLKFYEPTSGDIYFNHSNLKDISPKDLRRNCGVVMQDGYIFSDTIERNIATSDEIIDDDTLDLAVKTANIKSFIDELPLGMNTRIGASGNGISGGQKQRILIARAVYKEPNFVFFDEATSALDAENEKIIHDHLQNFFKGRTVLIIAHRLSTVKNADQIIVLKHGQIVEQGNHQSLVEKRSDYFNLVKNQLELGS is encoded by the coding sequence ATGAAATTTATTCCTCAACATGATAAAATGGACTGTGGTCCATCATGCTTGGCTATGATAACAGCGTATTATGGAAAAGCATATGGACTACAGTACTTACGTGATCATTGTTTTATTTCAAGAGAAGGTGTTTCCATATTAAGTATGAATAATGCCGCTACTAAAATTGGCTTTAAAACCTTAGCCACGCAATTATCAATTGAGGATTTAAAAAATCAGTTTTTGCCATGCGTTCTGCATTGGAATCAAAATCATTTCGTGGTTCTCACAAAAATCTCAAAATATTTTTTCAATAAGGAAAAAGTATATACGATTGCAGATCCTGCACACGGAATCATTAGGCTAACAGAAACAGAATTTAAAAAATCGTGGTTAAAAAACACGGATAGCGGTATCGCTTTACTACTGGAACCTACCGAAGGTTTTTTCCAGTCAAAAAATATAAGGGATGAGAAGGTCTCATTACAATACATTTATCAATATCTGAGTCCACATAAAAAACAGTTTTTGTGGTTATCTTTAATTCTTCTTCTAGGAACTTTAACTACCCTGGCCTTCCCTATATTAACACAGAAACTGATTGACGATGGTGTTAATCAAAAGAATTTAAGCATCATCACCTATATTCTGTTAGCTCAATTGGCTTTTTTTCTCGGAAATATTGTGCTTGGAGTATTCCGTAATTGGATCATGCTGAGTGTCGGCAGTAGATTAAATATAAAAATCATTTCTGAGTTTCTCAAAAAATTAATGAATTTACCCATCAAATTCTTCGACACTAAATTTATGGGAGACTTTAATCAGAGAATTCAGGATCATGAAAGAATAGAGCTTTTTCTTACCTCTCAAAGTCTGGCTACGCTTTTCTCCATGATTACTTTCTCAGTATTTTTTATAGTACTATGGACTTATGATTTTCGTATTCTGGTAACGTATTTCATTCTTACCACTATCTCTGTATTCTGGTCTCTTTACTGGTTAAGAAAAATCAAATCATTAGATTATTTTCGCTTTCGGGAGAAGAGTGAAAACCAGGGTTCAATTTATGAAATCATTAATGGCATTTCGGAAATGAAACTTAATCAATTTGAAGATTATAAACGTAATGAATGGGAAGAAATCCAACAGAAACTTTTTAAAATCAATCTAAGAATTTTAAAGCTTGACCAAATTCAGCTTTCAGGATTTGAATTCATCAATCAGCTAAAAAATATAATTGTCACATTTCTCGCTGCTTCATTTGTAGTCAAAGGACATATGACCCTGGGTGCATTATTAAGTGTTTCTTACATTATTGGTCAAATGAATTCGCCTGTTAACCAGTTAATCAGCTTTTTTAAATCTTTACAGGATGCTAAACTAAGCTTATCCCGTTTAAATGAAGTTCAGAATCATCCGGAAGAAGAACAAAAGAATCATCTTCCGTTGATGAATGAAAAATACACAACACAAAACGGAATCGAGAAAGGAGTTTATTTTAAAAATGTCTCCTTTCAATACGAAGGTCCTCAATCACCTTTTGTCCTTAAGGATATCAATCTTTTTATTCCGGAGGGAAAAGTAACCGCCATTGTCGGAGCCAGTGGTAGTGGAAAAACTACTTTAATGAAACTTCTCCTGAAGTTTTATGAGCCTACTTCCGGAGATATTTATTTCAACCATTCCAATCTAAAGGACATTTCACCAAAGGACCTAAGGAGAAACTGCGGTGTGGTTATGCAGGATGGCTATATATTTTCCGATACTATTGAAAGAAATATTGCTACGAGCGATGAAATCATAGATGATGACACCTTGGACCTAGCCGTTAAAACCGCTAATATCAAGTCCTTTATCGATGAACTTCCTTTGGGTATGAATACCAGAATCGGCGCCTCAGGAAACGGCATTTCAGGAGGCCAAAAACAACGAATTCTTATTGCCAGAGCAGTTTATAAAGAACCTAATTTTGTTTTCTTTGATGAGGCCACTTCTGCACTCGATGCCGAAAATGAGAAAATAATTCATGATCATTTACAGAATTTTTTTAAAGGAAGAACTGTCCTCATTATTGCACATAGGCTTTCTACTGTTAAAAATGCAGATCAGATCATTGTTTTGAAACATGGACAAATTGTAGAACAGGGAAATCATCAGTCACTGGTAGAAAAAAGGTCTGATTATTTTAATCTGGTTAAAAACCAACTGGAACTGGGCTCGTAA
- a CDS encoding cupin domain-containing protein yields MDTNFNKEFWESFISTNKNFTQTCVIKNVISEELIKKLKDAVVDGLINRFKTKDLDGFRLYFPSQGKGKENADFIEELYKNPPFENEEIIDYCNRIFKEKFGLIVNFMERHSDFVGKELRLIAEPLLEIIGIPATGVDVTVFIGNYGWTPLGIHQDHKGENVLHFHLGPGEKTMYIWDQEKYKDLTGTKHNNFDIDPLLEHAEKYDFGAGDLFYMPWNKFHIGKSDDLSVGVTFWFNNPSKVKFFDKVLNTFYTNYIDINKDVIDPQHNYLENNKTFEEFLSILKLDEDLLKGSTESFFKYLYDEYKNSLLSNAGWQAPPQTREKEDQYNVDGYEFLLEKEIRSNEPFKMIYSIDENKDTFYLFVRGSKIEMRYHPELKNIIDHLNTHKNWKVSELLKTLEIDWPIEAGLYFLSMIYDKKGIEIVGETKTVKQTEDILLEER; encoded by the coding sequence ATGGATACAAATTTTAATAAAGAATTTTGGGAGAGCTTTATTAGTACCAATAAAAACTTTACACAAACCTGTGTCATTAAAAATGTGATATCAGAAGAACTGATCAAAAAACTGAAAGATGCTGTGGTTGATGGGCTGATCAATAGATTTAAGACAAAAGATCTTGATGGTTTCAGGCTTTATTTTCCTTCTCAGGGAAAAGGTAAAGAGAATGCTGATTTCATCGAAGAATTATATAAAAATCCTCCATTTGAAAATGAGGAAATCATCGATTATTGCAACCGGATTTTCAAAGAAAAATTCGGACTGATTGTTAATTTCATGGAAAGACATTCTGATTTTGTTGGTAAAGAATTAAGATTGATCGCAGAACCTCTTCTTGAAATTATCGGAATTCCTGCTACAGGAGTAGACGTAACTGTGTTTATCGGAAATTACGGCTGGACCCCGCTGGGAATTCACCAGGATCATAAAGGAGAAAATGTGTTGCATTTCCATTTAGGCCCCGGTGAAAAAACCATGTATATCTGGGATCAGGAAAAATATAAAGACTTAACGGGTACTAAGCATAACAACTTCGATATAGATCCTTTGCTGGAACATGCAGAAAAGTATGATTTCGGAGCAGGAGACTTATTCTATATGCCATGGAATAAATTCCATATCGGTAAAAGTGATGACCTTTCAGTAGGCGTTACATTTTGGTTTAATAATCCTTCAAAAGTTAAGTTTTTTGACAAAGTACTTAATACGTTCTACACCAACTATATCGACATCAATAAAGATGTTATTGATCCGCAACATAATTATCTGGAAAACAATAAGACCTTTGAAGAGTTCCTTTCCATTCTAAAACTAGATGAAGATCTGCTTAAAGGTTCTACGGAATCATTTTTCAAATATCTGTATGACGAATACAAAAACAGTCTTTTAAGCAATGCCGGCTGGCAGGCTCCTCCTCAGACAAGAGAGAAAGAAGACCAGTATAATGTAGATGGCTATGAATTCCTACTTGAAAAAGAAATCCGGTCTAATGAACCTTTTAAAATGATTTACAGCATTGATGAAAATAAAGATACATTCTATCTTTTTGTAAGAGGCTCAAAAATAGAGATGAGATACCATCCAGAATTAAAAAACATTATAGATCATCTCAATACTCATAAAAACTGGAAAGTTTCCGAATTATTAAAAACACTTGAAATAGACTGGCCTATAGAAGCAGGTTTATATTTCCTTTCGATGATCTATGATAAAAAGGGAATCGAAATTGTGGGAGAAACCAAAACAGTGAAACAAACTGAAGATATTCTGTTAGAAGAAAGATAA
- a CDS encoding DUF3472 domain-containing protein, with translation MTVKVLTNTLLGIALVMFQSCVGNNITEEDSISDSKQGKLASSLASSSFNVPVAGNSFLTVKPSGANEVITSAKLANWTNSNTVISTYFRVSNTGTLNIGLKASVPSGTSIVKVTVGNISKNVTLAGSAYTNYIAGDFTISSPGYVKVDLQGVSKTGGYFADVTDITFSGSASTGTNIFSNNTSYYYWARRGPSCHLNYTIPTSNNVSYYYNEVTVPTGEDKIGSYFMANGFAEGYFGMQVNSATERRILFSVWSPFQTDDPNSIPADQKTILNRAGSGVTIGEFGNEGSGGQSYYKYNWVAGQTYKFLLKGEPDGTGKTDYTAWFLPPGTSAWKLIASWKRPQTNTYLKRFHSFLENFNPENGYQGRKVEFKNQWVRTSDGTWMPVSTAKFSVDNTYNAQQRIDAMGGTSNNAFYLQNGGFFSTIVAPGTQFSVTAPSQAPNIDLSTLP, from the coding sequence ATGACAGTAAAAGTATTAACGAATACCTTGTTGGGTATTGCACTGGTTATGTTTCAATCATGTGTAGGAAACAACATCACAGAAGAAGACAGCATTTCTGATTCTAAACAGGGAAAACTAGCTTCCTCCTTAGCCAGTTCTTCTTTCAATGTACCGGTTGCCGGAAATTCATTTTTAACAGTAAAACCTTCCGGAGCAAATGAAGTAATCACTTCTGCCAAATTAGCCAACTGGACCAATTCAAACACAGTTATCAGTACCTATTTCAGGGTAAGCAATACTGGAACATTAAATATTGGTTTAAAAGCTTCCGTACCTTCGGGGACGAGCATAGTAAAAGTAACTGTTGGTAATATTTCGAAAAATGTGACATTAGCAGGTTCTGCCTATACCAATTACATTGCAGGAGATTTTACAATTTCTTCTCCGGGTTATGTAAAAGTTGATTTACAAGGTGTATCTAAAACAGGTGGCTACTTTGCAGATGTAACGGATATTACCTTTAGTGGATCAGCATCTACAGGAACTAATATTTTCAGCAATAACACCTCTTATTATTATTGGGCACGCAGAGGACCATCCTGCCACCTTAATTATACCATCCCTACCAGTAATAATGTTAGCTACTATTACAATGAGGTAACAGTTCCAACAGGGGAAGATAAGATCGGCTCTTATTTTATGGCTAATGGCTTTGCTGAGGGTTATTTCGGCATGCAGGTCAATTCCGCTACTGAAAGAAGAATTTTATTCTCCGTATGGAGCCCGTTCCAAACAGATGATCCTAATAGTATTCCCGCTGATCAAAAAACAATACTAAACAGAGCCGGTAGCGGAGTGACGATTGGAGAATTCGGGAACGAAGGTTCCGGAGGACAGAGCTACTATAAGTATAACTGGGTAGCGGGACAAACTTATAAATTTTTATTAAAGGGTGAACCTGATGGTACCGGAAAAACAGATTATACCGCCTGGTTCTTACCACCAGGTACTTCTGCCTGGAAACTTATTGCCAGCTGGAAGCGACCACAAACGAATACCTACCTTAAAAGATTTCATAGTTTTTTAGAAAACTTCAATCCTGAAAACGGATATCAGGGAAGAAAGGTCGAATTTAAGAATCAATGGGTAAGAACAAGTGATGGAACCTGGATGCCGGTTTCAACAGCTAAGTTCAGTGTAGATAATACTTACAATGCGCAGCAGAGAATAGACGCTATGGGCGGAACAAGCAACAATGCTTTCTATTTGCAGAATGGCGGATTTTTTAGCACAATTGTCGCTCCGGGAACTCAGTTTTCTGTCACCGCACCTTCACAGGCTCCTAATATAGATTTATCAACGCTTCCATAA
- a CDS encoding thioredoxin family protein — MKKIISGLFVFFSIILFAQESIQFQDLPFKDLIAKAKKENKIVFIDAYASWCGPCKLMERNVFTKKPVGDYYNANFVNARFDMEKGEGREIAAKYGVRSYPTYLFLNGDGELISQNLGYMEESVFLAMAQDINSPSNKKGSLKDRFAKGEKDPEFLINIMKLNSTSDYDFAKKASERYFENKNKAEELSKDDIGFLLFFLKSVEDPNYKVFTSKKADIIKYLPEETYKEFDHQLILSKVAAQSIDEKNKRINEDYFLKTAEPLVGKYEALIKLNQTKLSYYEQNKNFPEYEKAALEYYKNSDSFEPNELLKAAWIFSDQVKNTTSLKKAVEWAEKSVMRGETSENTYILAKLYFLIGNKEMAKTYAEMSRNLATQSNKESTLAENLLKQLK, encoded by the coding sequence ATGAAGAAGATTATCTCCGGATTATTTGTTTTTTTCAGTATAATTCTTTTTGCACAGGAATCCATCCAATTTCAGGACTTACCTTTTAAAGATCTTATTGCCAAAGCTAAGAAAGAAAATAAAATAGTTTTCATAGACGCCTATGCATCCTGGTGTGGTCCCTGCAAACTAATGGAAAGGAATGTTTTTACTAAAAAACCTGTAGGAGACTATTATAATGCCAATTTTGTGAATGCAAGATTTGATATGGAAAAAGGAGAAGGAAGGGAAATTGCTGCCAAATATGGCGTTCGTTCTTATCCAACCTATTTGTTTCTTAATGGTGATGGTGAACTGATCTCACAAAACCTCGGCTATATGGAAGAAAGTGTTTTTCTTGCTATGGCTCAGGATATTAACTCTCCCAGCAACAAGAAAGGATCTTTAAAAGATCGTTTTGCAAAAGGTGAGAAAGATCCTGAATTTTTAATCAATATCATGAAATTAAACTCCACTTCTGATTATGATTTTGCTAAAAAAGCTTCTGAAAGGTATTTCGAAAATAAAAATAAAGCTGAAGAACTGTCTAAAGACGATATAGGATTTCTATTATTCTTTTTAAAGTCAGTTGAAGATCCAAACTATAAAGTTTTCACATCGAAAAAAGCGGATATTATCAAATATCTTCCAGAAGAAACGTACAAAGAGTTTGATCATCAGCTTATATTATCAAAAGTCGCAGCTCAATCTATTGATGAAAAAAACAAAAGAATCAATGAAGATTATTTTTTAAAAACAGCAGAGCCTTTAGTTGGAAAGTACGAAGCTTTAATTAAGCTGAACCAAACAAAGTTAAGCTATTACGAACAGAACAAAAATTTTCCAGAGTATGAAAAAGCAGCTCTTGAATACTACAAAAACTCTGATTCATTTGAACCCAATGAATTGTTAAAAGCAGCCTGGATATTTTCTGATCAGGTAAAAAATACGACTTCTCTGAAAAAAGCAGTTGAATGGGCTGAAAAATCAGTAATGAGAGGAGAGACTTCTGAAAACACCTATATTTTAGCCAAACTTTATTTTCTTATTGGTAATAAAGAAATGGCAAAAACATATGCTGAGATGTCCAGAAACTTAGCAACTCAATCTAATAAAGAATCTACTCTGGCTGAAAATTTGCTTAAACAGCTAAAATAA
- a CDS encoding response regulator transcription factor produces the protein MNENINGLFFPKNRVGSISGEEISQLNNYWEVTDAFSRMSYMSVYIIDYYHKNFEYVSQNPLFLCGLTAEEVRSMGFEFYFKYVKKDDLELLLKIDQLGFDFYKKIPMDEKKWYTISCDFHLLSDNKPVLVNHKLTPIFLTKEGKIWKALCVVSLSTHMEAGNITISKCGSGDYWSYDIKEDVWRNQKKVKLTERERDILRYYAQGYSINGIADKIFISPDTIKFHRRKLFEKIQVSNISEALSFVKNNQLL, from the coding sequence ATGAATGAAAACATTAATGGCCTCTTTTTTCCAAAAAACAGGGTAGGATCTATCTCGGGAGAAGAGATTTCACAATTAAATAATTATTGGGAAGTGACAGATGCTTTTTCCAGAATGAGCTATATGAGTGTGTATATTATAGATTATTATCATAAAAATTTTGAATATGTGTCTCAGAATCCCTTATTTCTTTGTGGGCTGACTGCTGAAGAAGTTAGAAGTATGGGATTTGAGTTTTATTTTAAATATGTAAAAAAAGATGATCTTGAATTACTGTTAAAAATAGATCAGTTAGGATTTGATTTCTATAAGAAGATTCCTATGGATGAAAAGAAATGGTATACGATCTCTTGTGACTTTCATCTCTTGAGTGATAATAAGCCTGTTCTGGTCAACCATAAACTAACTCCAATTTTTCTTACCAAGGAAGGAAAGATATGGAAGGCACTATGTGTTGTTTCACTTTCTACACATATGGAAGCGGGAAACATTACTATTTCTAAATGTGGATCTGGCGATTATTGGTCATATGATATTAAGGAAGATGTATGGAGAAATCAAAAGAAAGTAAAGCTGACAGAAAGAGAACGGGACATTTTACGGTATTATGCGCAGGGTTACAGCATTAATGGAATTGCAGATAAGATTTTTATCTCTCCGGATACTATTAAATTTCATAGAAGAAAGCTATTTGAAAAAATACAGGTGAGCAATATTTCCGAGGCATTATCTTTTGTGAAGAATAATCAATTATTGTAG